The Candidatus Krumholzibacteriota bacterium DNA window CGAGGAGATCAGGCCAAACCTTCAGGCTGACGGAGGCGATATCAAGCTTGTATCGGTCGAGGATGGAGTGGTAATGGTAAGGCTCAAAGGGGCCTGCGCCGGCTGCCCGATGTCGCA harbors:
- a CDS encoding NifU family protein, whose amino-acid sequence is MFEKVKAVLEEIRPNLQADGGDIKLVSVEDGVVMVRLKGACAGCPMSQMTLTFGVEKVLKERIPEVVKVVPVPFE